The genome window CTGTATGCCCCGGTACAGATCGAGCTGGCAGTAAGCAATGTCAGCAATGCGCTGGGCGCGCCGGAGCAGCCGATTCCCTGGATACTGCTACCGCGCAGCAAGATCCGTCTGGTCAGTCTGGCCCCGCGTGATCCGCAGCAACCGATGCGCTACACGCCGAAACTGCGCTATGCGCTGGGTGATCCGCGCCTGCTGCCGAAGAACAACCCCTACCCGTTGCCCTGGATTGGCGGGCCGTTCCAGCTGACCCAGGGTGCCAACGGCCAGTACAGCCACTTCACCCCCAAGGGCCGTTATGCGCTGGATATCGCCATGCCTGAAGGTACGCCGATCATTGCCGCCCGCAGCGGCGTGGTGGTGAAAACCGAGAACCATCAGAGTGGTCGTGGCCAGAACCCTTCGGGCAATTTTGTACGCATCCTCCACGATGACGGCACCATGGGTGTCTACCTGCACCTGATGCGCAACTCGGTGGCGGTCAGGGAAGGCCAGCGGGTCGAGCTGGGCGAGAAGCTGGCACTGTCCGGCAATACCGGCAACAGCACCGGCCCGCACCTGCACTTCGTGGTGCAGCGCAATGTCGGCATGGCCCTGGAGTCGATCCCGTTCAATTTTGCCCAACCGGTCGACAGCCTGCCCAACTTTGCCGTGATGAGCAGATAGCATCACCGCCGACCGCCTCGCCAGTCTGGCCAGCGCGAATGCCCGTCCAGACACCGCTGCCGGATATGCAAAGAAAACACGCCGGACACTAGCTAGCATCCACAGTCTGTCCCGTCGCTTCTGCCGCAGAGCTGGTACTCGGCGCGGCAGCTGCATGGCTGCTTGCCGCCAGTGATCTGCCTGCAGCAAGCGGACAACTACCAAGGCTTCCGGAGTCAGCAACATGCGGCGCCCCTTTGTCACCCTCTATGGCCAGCAGCTTTCCTGGTATTCCACCAAGGTGCGGGCCTATCTCAAGTTCAAGGGCATCGACTTTTACGAAGAGTCGCCCACGCTGGTCACCTACTACTGGACCATCCCGCGGCGCTTTGGCGACCCGGCGATGCCGGCAGTGGTACTGCCCGACGGCGAGTGGCTGCAGGACAGCAGCCTGATCATCGAGCGGCTGGAGGCCATGTATCCCGAGCCGTCCATCGTGCCGGAGGATCCGCTGCTGCGCTTTAGCGCCGGACTGCTCGAACTCTGGGCTGACGAGTTCTGGCACGTGGCGGCCGTACATACGCGCTGGAGCTACCCGGAGCAGAACTACCCGTTGTGGGAAGCCGAAATGGGCCGCGGCTTTGCGCCCTGGTTGCCGCGCTGGATGCAGCGCCGGCTGGCGCGGATCCCGAAAAAAATGATGCTCGACTACTTGCCCGAGCTGGGTATCGTGCCCGGGCAGATACCGCTGATCGAGCGCTGGATCGCGCGTCAGCTCGACCTGCTCGATGCGCACTTTGCCGGCATGCCCTATCTGCTCGGCAGTCGCGCCAGTGTTGCCGACTTTGCACTGTTCGGTCCGCTCGACGGGCATATCTATCGTGATCTTTCTTCGCGCGCGGCACTGATCGATTCACGCCCGCACCTGCATGCCTGGATACAGCGCCTGAGCACGCGCAAACCCCAGCCCTGGCCGGGCGAGTTTATCGACAGCGAGCAGTTGCCAGCGACGCTGGAACCGTTGCTGCGCGATCTGTTTCATGAAATGACGCCCTACCTCCAGGGACTGCTGGCAGATGTGCGGGCCCTGCTGCCCGGGCTTGCGCCGGGAGCGCGCCTGCCGCGCGCAACAAGCAGGATCAGCTTTCCCTTCGCCGATGGCCGGCAGTACCGCATGGGTATGCCCTACGCATTGTGGATGACCCAGCGCCTGCTCGATCAATGGCGCGCAATGCCCGGCCCCGAGGCTGCCAGGGTGGCCGCTGCACTCAAGCCGTACGGGAGCGAGGCGTTTTTCGCGCTGGACATTCCGCGCCTGCAACGGCGCGGGCTGCACGCTGCGCCGGCGTAACGGGCAGCGCTGTATAACCTCGATGCCCTCGCGGTGGACGTACTGTTCAGCCGCTGCCTAGTCCAGCCGGACCACCTTGGCCAGGAGGATTTTCGGGCCGCGCATCTTTTTCACAATGATGCGCAGACCTTCGGTTTCAATCACTTCCTCGGCTTCGGGTACGCGGTTCAGGGCTGCGTAGATCAGCCCGGCGAGGGTGTCGGCCTCGACGTGGTCGAGATCGATACCGAGCAGGCGTTCGACCTTGAACAGCGGCGTGTCGCCCCGTACCAGCAGTTTGCCCGGCTGGTAGGCGAGGATGCCGCGCTCGGCCTTGTGGTGTTCGTCCTGAATATCGCCGACCAGTGCTTCCAGCACGTCTTCCATGGTCAGGAAGCCGACCACCTTGCCATCGGCTTCCTCCACCAGCGCAAAGTGCGCGCCGCCCTGACGAAACTGCTCGAGCAAGGAGGACAGTGGCAGGTGCTTGGAGACGCACTCCAGCGGGTGCAGCAGTTCGCGCAGGTTGAATGCCGAGGGCAGCATCTCCAGCAGTGACAGGTGCAGCAGCAGGTCCTTGATGTGCAGCACACCGATGAATTCGCCGCTGCTTTCATCGAGCACCGGGTAACGGCTGAATTTGTGCCGGCGGAACAGACTGAACACTTCGTCCAGTGCTGCCGTGCTTGGCAGAAACACCAGGTCTTCGCGGGAATTGGCCCAGTCGACTACTTCCAGCCCGCCCAGCTCCACCGCCGACGCCAGCACGCGCATGCCCTGATCGCTGGGGTCACTGGCGCGACTGGAGTGCAGAATCAGTTTCAGTTCTTCGCGGTTGTAATGGTGCTCATGGTGCGGCCCCGGCTCGCCCTGCCCGGCGATGCGCAGGATCGCGTTGGCGCTGGCATTGAGCAGATAGATCGCCGGATACATCAGCCAGTAGAAGGCATATAGCGGAGCGGCGGTCCACAGCGAGAGCAGTTCCGGCTTGCGGATCGCCCAGGACTTGGGCGCCAGCTCGCCGACCACGATGTGCAGGTAGGAAATGATGAAGAAGGCGCTGAAGAAGGCTGCACCGTGCAACAGTTTCGGCGAGTCCACACCCAGCCAGGCAAACAGCGGTTCGAGCAGGTGAGCGAAGGCCGGCTCGCCGACCCAGCCCAGGCCCAGTGAGGCCAGGGTGATGCCCAGCTGACAGGCTGACAGGTAGGCATCCAGCTGGTTATGCACGGTGCGCAGGATATGCCCGCGCCAGCCGTGTTTACCGGCAATGGTTTCGACGCGGGTGCCGCGCAGTTTGACCATGGCGAACTCGGCGGCGACGAAAAAGCCGTTGAGCAACACCAGAAACAGGGCGAAGAGGATCAGGCCGACATCGGCAAAGTAGCTGGCAAAGGTAACGCTGGAGGTAGGGTCCATGGGGACTCGGAATAGCCAATGACGGCCCAAGGGTGCCGTTGACGCGGTCGCTTTGCAAGATGCCGGAAAGCCGGTAGCTGCTGTCAGGACGCCTGTGCGGCGAGGGCGGCCGGCGCAAAGTGGCAGGTGAAGGTGCTGCCCTCGCCCAGTTTGCTGCGAATTTCCAGCCGGCCGCTGTGGCGCATCAGCACATGCTTGACGATCGCCAGGCCCAGTCCGGTGCCGCCCGTGCTGCTGGAGCGGCTGGAGTCGACCCGATAGAAGCGCTCGGCCAGGCGCGGCAGATGGCGTGCTTCGATGCCGATGCCGCTGTCCTCCACTGCCAGATGACCGCCGAGGCTATCGCTCCACCAGCGGATGCGGATGCTGCCCTGCGCCGGGGTGTATTTCACCGCGTTGAACACCAGGTTGGAAAAGGCGCTGTGCAGTTCTCTTTCGCTGCCCTTGAGCTGACTGCCGGGGCTGACGTCGAGACTGATCTGGTGCTGCCCGGCAGAAAGGCTGCGGGCATCGTTGAGTATCTGCTGCAAGAGTACGCAGAGATCGACCGGCTGTGCTTCGGAAGGATGATCGCTGGCTTCCAGCCGCGCCAGCAGCAACAGGTCGTTGAGCAGCTGCTGCATGCGATTGGCCTGGCCCTGCATCTGCTGCATGGCGCGCAACCAGCGCGGACTGAGCTGCTCGGCGTGGTCAAGCAGGGTTTCCAGGTAGCCTGAAATCACCGTCAGTGGCGTACGCAGCTCATGGGAGACATTGCTGACGAAGTCCTTGCGCATCTGGTCGAGCAGGTGGATGCGCGTGATGTTGCGCACCACCAGCAGGTGATCGTTGTTGCCGAACAGGGTGATCTGGAATTGCAGTTGCAGTTGTTCATTCACCGGTGAAGCCAGTTCCAGCGGCTCGTGAAAATCGGCCTGGCGGAAATACTCGGCAAAGTCCGGATGACGCACCAGATTGGTGATCGGCTGGCCAGTGTCCTTGTCCGCTTTGAGCCCCAGCAGGGTTTCCGCCGCCGGGTTCCACCATTCCAGGTTGCCGCGGTTGTCGAGCATGATCACCGCATCGTTGAGGGCGGCGGTTGAGCTCTGGATACGGGAAATAACCGCTTGCAGGCGCTCGCGCGAGCGTTCGTTGCGCCGTTGCAGGCGGTAGATGTTGTCGAATATCTCGCCGAGCAGACCATTGCTTTCCGGTGGCGGCGTGCTGTCGTCGGTCTGTGACGCTTGCAGCCAGCGCTGCAGGCGCAGCAGTTCGCGCAGAATCCACAGCAGGTAACCGCCAAGCCCGAGGGCCACCATCCAGCCGTACAGGCCGGTGATCCAGCCTGCGGTCAGGCTCGCGCCAAGGATCAGCAGCAGACGCCGAACCAGGGAACCCTGCCAGTTCTGTTGCATGTTCGTTCAGAGCCTGTTCAGGATTTGGTGGAGAAACGATAACCGGTTCCACGCACGGTCTGCACCAGACTTTCGTAGGTTTTGCCCAGGGCAATGCGCAGCCGGCGGATATGTACATCCACGGTGCGCTCCTCGACATAGACGTTGCCACCCCAGACCTGGTCGAGCAGCTGGCCACGGGTGTAGGCGCGCTCCTGGTGGGTCATGAAAAATTGCAGCAGGCGGTATTCGGTCGGGCCCATGTCGGCCGGTTCGCCGTCGATGGTCACGCGGTGGCTGAGCGGATCGAGCAGCAAGCCGTCGATTTCCAGCGGTGCATCGTTGTCGGCCGGGCCGGCGCGGCGCAACACTGCTTTCAGGCGCGCAACCAGTTCACGCGGTGAGAACGGCTTGGTGATGTAGTCGTCGGCGCCGACTTCCAGGCCCTGGATCTTGTTGTCCTCTTCGCCCTTGGCGGTGAGCATGATGATCGGGATCTGCGCAGTCAGCTCGTCGCGCTTGAGCCGGCGGGCCAGCTCGATACCGGTACTGCCGGGCAGCATCCAGTCGAGCAGCATCAGGTCGGGCTGGCGATCGACGATGCTCGCCAGCGCCTCCTGGCTGTTGGCGGCTTCCACGCAGTCATAGCCGGCCATTTCCAGTGCCACTGCGATCATCTCGCGGATCGGTGCTTCGTCGTCAACGATGAGAATTGTCTTGCCAGTCATGCGGGAGCCCCGGGGGTCACTTAGCTTCAGGTTTG of Pseudomonas pohangensis contains these proteins:
- the phoR gene encoding phosphate regulon sensor histidine kinase PhoR — its product is MQQNWQGSLVRRLLLILGASLTAGWITGLYGWMVALGLGGYLLWILRELLRLQRWLQASQTDDSTPPPESNGLLGEIFDNIYRLQRRNERSRERLQAVISRIQSSTAALNDAVIMLDNRGNLEWWNPAAETLLGLKADKDTGQPITNLVRHPDFAEYFRQADFHEPLELASPVNEQLQLQFQITLFGNNDHLLVVRNITRIHLLDQMRKDFVSNVSHELRTPLTVISGYLETLLDHAEQLSPRWLRAMQQMQGQANRMQQLLNDLLLLARLEASDHPSEAQPVDLCVLLQQILNDARSLSAGQHQISLDVSPGSQLKGSERELHSAFSNLVFNAVKYTPAQGSIRIRWWSDSLGGHLAVEDSGIGIEARHLPRLAERFYRVDSSRSSSTGGTGLGLAIVKHVLMRHSGRLEIRSKLGEGSTFTCHFAPAALAAQAS
- a CDS encoding glutathione S-transferase family protein; translation: MRRPFVTLYGQQLSWYSTKVRAYLKFKGIDFYEESPTLVTYYWTIPRRFGDPAMPAVVLPDGEWLQDSSLIIERLEAMYPEPSIVPEDPLLRFSAGLLELWADEFWHVAAVHTRWSYPEQNYPLWEAEMGRGFAPWLPRWMQRRLARIPKKMMLDYLPELGIVPGQIPLIERWIARQLDLLDAHFAGMPYLLGSRASVADFALFGPLDGHIYRDLSSRAALIDSRPHLHAWIQRLSTRKPQPWPGEFIDSEQLPATLEPLLRDLFHEMTPYLQGLLADVRALLPGLAPGARLPRATSRISFPFADGRQYRMGMPYALWMTQRLLDQWRAMPGPEAARVAAALKPYGSEAFFALDIPRLQRRGLHAAPA
- a CDS encoding hemolysin family protein, which produces MDPTSSVTFASYFADVGLILFALFLVLLNGFFVAAEFAMVKLRGTRVETIAGKHGWRGHILRTVHNQLDAYLSACQLGITLASLGLGWVGEPAFAHLLEPLFAWLGVDSPKLLHGAAFFSAFFIISYLHIVVGELAPKSWAIRKPELLSLWTAAPLYAFYWLMYPAIYLLNASANAILRIAGQGEPGPHHEHHYNREELKLILHSSRASDPSDQGMRVLASAVELGGLEVVDWANSREDLVFLPSTAALDEVFSLFRRHKFSRYPVLDESSGEFIGVLHIKDLLLHLSLLEMLPSAFNLRELLHPLECVSKHLPLSSLLEQFRQGGAHFALVEEADGKVVGFLTMEDVLEALVGDIQDEHHKAERGILAYQPGKLLVRGDTPLFKVERLLGIDLDHVEADTLAGLIYAALNRVPEAEEVIETEGLRIIVKKMRGPKILLAKVVRLD
- a CDS encoding peptidoglycan DD-metalloendopeptidase family protein, with protein sequence MLLAALVQAQTPTIYKHVAADGSVTYTDQALPGASVFELNDNMVEQLDLQVRLETIKYEAGEALVVHNDLYAPVQIELAVSNVSNALGAPEQPIPWILLPRSKIRLVSLAPRDPQQPMRYTPKLRYALGDPRLLPKNNPYPLPWIGGPFQLTQGANGQYSHFTPKGRYALDIAMPEGTPIIAARSGVVVKTENHQSGRGQNPSGNFVRILHDDGTMGVYLHLMRNSVAVREGQRVELGEKLALSGNTGNSTGPHLHFVVQRNVGMALESIPFNFAQPVDSLPNFAVMSR
- the phoB gene encoding phosphate regulon transcriptional regulator PhoB — encoded protein: MTGKTILIVDDEAPIREMIAVALEMAGYDCVEAANSQEALASIVDRQPDLMLLDWMLPGSTGIELARRLKRDELTAQIPIIMLTAKGEEDNKIQGLEVGADDYITKPFSPRELVARLKAVLRRAGPADNDAPLEIDGLLLDPLSHRVTIDGEPADMGPTEYRLLQFFMTHQERAYTRGQLLDQVWGGNVYVEERTVDVHIRRLRIALGKTYESLVQTVRGTGYRFSTKS